The proteins below are encoded in one region of Elusimicrobiaceae bacterium:
- a CDS encoding linear amide C-N hydrolase: MKKQHIATNLLMALMLFAPSVPVSSCSSARIIAKDGSVMSTRTMEFGYEVGYGLQAVPKGSKFTSPAPVPGKKGLQWETSYNYFGVSVFGDEGVLIDGMNDAGLSASGLWFEPDTKWPDLKDDDSKTLAHTHFISWALGNCKDVTDVKTKLRDVKLFALFLPQMKMAPPLHFELDDASGASIVVEAADGKINIYDNPTGVLTNAPDFPFMLNNLRNYVGMKNMVPDARTFGSYLARPTGHGSGMFGLPGDLTPPSRFARLAVQIQTADQAADAKSLLNLAQHLANTVDIIRGMAVDRNAAGEIISSETTQWTAFRDLSSKVWYYRTYDNPGLRMVDLKTLDFKDGKIKKAPLYGSQETIADAAPLLK; the protein is encoded by the coding sequence ATGAAGAAGCAACATATCGCTACCAATCTGCTGATGGCTCTGATGCTGTTTGCCCCGTCAGTTCCGGTTTCGTCGTGCAGTTCGGCGCGCATCATCGCAAAAGACGGTTCAGTCATGAGCACCCGCACAATGGAATTCGGCTACGAGGTGGGTTACGGCCTGCAGGCCGTGCCCAAAGGCAGCAAATTTACCAGCCCGGCGCCCGTGCCCGGGAAAAAAGGCCTGCAATGGGAAACCTCATACAATTATTTCGGAGTTTCCGTTTTTGGCGACGAAGGCGTGCTCATAGACGGCATGAACGACGCGGGGCTTTCAGCCAGCGGCCTCTGGTTCGAACCGGATACCAAATGGCCTGATTTAAAAGACGACGACTCAAAAACCCTGGCCCACACCCATTTCATATCTTGGGCGCTTGGGAACTGCAAAGACGTGACTGATGTGAAAACCAAACTGCGCGACGTGAAACTTTTCGCGCTGTTCCTGCCCCAGATGAAAATGGCGCCTCCGCTGCACTTTGAGCTGGACGACGCCAGCGGCGCCTCGATAGTGGTGGAAGCAGCTGATGGAAAAATCAACATTTACGACAACCCCACGGGCGTGCTTACCAACGCTCCGGACTTCCCATTCATGCTCAACAACCTTCGCAACTATGTCGGGATGAAAAACATGGTTCCGGACGCGCGGACTTTCGGCTCCTATCTGGCCCGCCCCACCGGGCACGGCAGTGGAATGTTCGGGCTTCCCGGAGACCTGACTCCGCCCAGCCGTTTCGCGCGCCTTGCCGTGCAGATACAGACGGCGGACCAGGCCGCTGACGCAAAAAGCCTGCTCAACCTCGCGCAGCACCTGGCCAATACCGTAGATATTATACGCGGAATGGCTGTGGACAGAAATGCAGCCGGGGAAATAATTTCCAGCGAAACAACGCAATGGACCGCTTTCCGCGATCTGAGCAGCAAAGTGTGGTATTACCGCACCTACGACAACCCCGGCCTCCGCATGGTGGACCTTAAAACTCTGGACTTTAAGGACGGGAAAATCAAAAAAGCGCCGCTTTACGGTTCCCAGGAAACAATAGCGGATGCGGCCCCGTTACTTAAATGA